One Streptomyces sp. CG4 genomic window, CCCGCACCGAATTCATCGCCACGCCGAAAGATGGGAAAATCTTGGTCGTCAGGTCTGCCATCCGAGGGTCCGGAAGACCGTCCGTGCACCGCGCGCTCCCATACGACCCCGCATGTCCCGGGATCCCGCTGACTCCTTGGCGATCGCCGATGTCACCTTGTTCGGCTCTTCTCTTGACCGAGGGCGCCGGCCTCGCGGGGCTGACGGCCGGTCACCACCGGATGGTGCTCCAGCCACGCGTCGACCACGGAGTATGCATGTGCTCGGACTTCGGGGCGGGAGAGGAAGACATCGTGACGGGCGCCGGGGATCGGTACGACCGTGGTCTCGTCGCCGAGGCAGCCGGCCCAGCGGGCGATCTGGGTGACGTCGAGAATGAGGTCGGCCAGGTCGCTCGACTCCGAGTAGTGGCTGGAGAAATGACTCCGGTCCGAGCGCAGGATCAGCGAGGGGACGCCGATGTGGAGCCCGAGGTGCAGGGCGGCGTGGGCGCGTCGGACGGCATTGAGCCAGCCGACGGTGACCGGGAAGCCGCTCAGGGGTTTGAGTTCGAGGTCGAACTCCCATTCGCCGTTGCGGCTTTGATGCAGCGTGTCGCCGTAGACACTGGTCGGGACGGCGAGCGCGCGCATGGGAGCCGCCTTGGCCGCCACGCGCAGCACCTGCGTGAGCAGGCCCCGCCGCATCGCAGTGCCCTGCAGATCGAACCAAGGGCTGTTCAGGACGACACCGGAGATCGGCTCGGTGCGGCCGGCCGCGCGGCGGCGGTCGAGCCACAGCGGCAGGATCAGCCCGCCGGTGGAGTGGGCGGCGAGGAGTACGGGCACGTCCCCGTGCTCCTGGACGATGGCCTCGACGGCGAGGTCGAGTTCCCGGTCGTAGAGGGCGAGGTCACTGACATAGTGCGCGGTCTGCCCAGGGCGTCGGGCGCGGCCGCACTTGCGCAGGTCGAGGGCGTAGAAGGCCAGGTGGCGCCCGGCGAAGAAGTCGGCCAGCTCGGTCTGGAAGAAGTAGTCGGAGAACCCGTGGACATACAGGACGGCTCCCCGCACAGGGAGCGGATCGTGTCTCTCGCCACCGCCCGGGTCCCGGCGGACCAGGACCGCGGCCGCGGTGCCCTCGCCGTCGGGGTCCACGCCGAGTTCGAAAGTGTGCTGGTGATAGCCCTCGAGCAGGTCGGGTTTCCAGTTGAGTGCAGGCATGGAGGGTCTCCGGGGATCGGGGGTGGCCAGGCGCGTCGGGATGAGTGCTTGCGGAATGATTCCAGCAGTACGGGGGAGAGGGGGGCCGGGGTGATGCGGGACATCAGGTCGGGCAGTCGGGCGGTCATGCCGATCAGCAGCCGCGGCCTGCGGTGGGCCACGGCGTCGAGGATCTGCGCGGCGGCCCGCTCGGGTGGGTAGGCCAGCAGTCGAGCGATGCCGTCCCGGTCGCGCCGCCCCACGTCACCCGCGACCGTGGCGGCGATTCGTTGGCCAGATGGGCGCCGGACCGCGCGCGCAGCGTGGGCAGCAGAGCTCGGGTCAGGGTCACCACGGTGCGAAAGCCGACCGCCGGCAGCCAGTCGAACTCCTCCGCGCTGACCTGGTCGAACATGCCGGCCAGGGCAGCACCGGCATTGTCGATCACAAGGCAGGTGGCGAGGTGCTCGCCGAGGTGGTGCGTGGCCTTGTCGTCCGCGAGGTCGGTCACATACGTCGCCACCGGAACGGCGGTACGGGAACGCGCGGTGTCGGCGACCCGCTCCAGGCGGGCGGCATCCCGGTCGACCAACGCCAGGGCAGCGCCCCTGCGGGCCAGCCCGTAGGCCGGCTGCTCCCCGATGCCGCTCGCCGCGCCGGTGACGATCGCCGTTCCGGAAGTGAAGTCGAAGCGGCCCAGCCTCGCCCCGGTCACAGCCCGGCCCCGGTCGAGTCGGTGCAGGCGCAGTGCGCGGACCGGTACACGGGGCTCCGGGACAGCCGTAGCTCCGGATCGTCCACCGGCAGCTTGCGCAGCAGTCTGACGTCCCCGAGGTACTGCATCGACGTCTGCCACGGTGCGCGGTTGCCCTGCCGGGGCAGCCGGTCCACAGCCCGGCGGATGTACCCGGCCTGGAAGTCGAGGAACGGGCGCAGCGGCATGTTCGCGTCGGCGACTTCCGGGCAGGCGATGTCGAAGCCGCCCTCGTCCATGTGCGTGAGCAACCGGCAGAAGTGCTCGCACAGCAATCCGACCTTCAGGGTCCAGGAGGCGTTGGTGTAGCCGATCGTGTAGGCGAAGTTCGGCACTCCGGAGAGCATCATCCCCTTGTACGCGACCGTGTCGTCGATGGAGACCGGCCGGCCGTCGACGTCCAGCGTGATCCCGCCCATGGCCTGGACGTTGAGTCCGGTGGCCGTGATCACGATGTCCGCGGTGAGCTCGCGGCCCGAGGCCAGACGCAGTCCGGTCTCGGTGAAGGTCTCGATCCTGTCGGTCACCACCGAGGCGTCGCCACGCCGGATCGCGTGGAAGAGGTCGCCGTCGGGCACGGCACACAGCCGCTGGTCCCACGGGTCGTAGGGCGGATTGAAGTGCTCGTCCACCGGATAACCCTCCGGCAGCAGCTTGGCATTGACGCGTCGAACGAGCTGCCGTGCCGTCTTGGGGAACCGCCGGCAGAAGCCCCAGACGGTTGCCTGCCGCAGGATGTTCTTGCGCCGGGCCAGTGCGTGGCCGCGCTCCTCGCCGAAGGCTGCCTTGAGGAGGTCGGCGATCCTGTCGCGGGCGGGCACCGGCAGGATGTAGCTCGGAGTGCGTTGCAGCATGACGACGTGTGCGGCGGTTTCGGCCAGCGTCGGTACGAGGGTCACCGCAGTGGCCCCGCTGCCGATGACGACTACGCGTCTGCCCGCGTAGTCGAGGTCCTCCGGCCAGTGCTGCGGATGGACGATCCGCCCGCGGAACCGCTCGCGGCCGGCGAAGCGCGGGGTGAAGCCCTCGTCGTAGCGGTAGTAGCCGGCGGCACAGAACAGCCAGGAGCAGGTGAGGGCGGACCGCTCCCCGGTGTCGGTTCGTTCGACCACGACGGTCCACCGGGCCTGCTGTGAGGACCAGGTGGCGCTGAGCACCTTGGTATGGAAGCGGATGTGCCGGTCGATGCCGTTCTCCGCCGAGGTCTCCCGCAGATAGGCCAGGATCTTGTCCCCGTCGGCGATCGCGTGCTCGTCGCGCCAGGGCTTGAACGCGTAGCCGAAGGTGTGCAGGTCGGAGTCGGAGCGGATCCCGGGGTAGCGGAAGAGGTCCCAGGTGCCACCGGAGGCTCCGCGCGACTCGAGGATCGCATAGCTGCGCCCCGGATGGTCGCGCTGGAGGTAGTAGGCGGCGCCGATCCCGGAGATCCCGGCCCCCACGATCAGCACGTCGAGCTCGGTGGGGGCGGGGGCGGGAGCGGGAGCGGGGACGGCGGGCAAGGACATGAGACGAGCTCCCGGACGTAGGCGGACATGGAGGGAGGAGGGGGCGGAGTCATGGTCATTCTCTGGCACTCACGGGCACACTGCCAGGTGCAGAGTGCCCAAGAAGCGTCAAATCGTGCAGCAGAATGACCCGAGCCGGGCTATGCTGCCGAGGTGTCCTGGGAGCCGCCGTCCCCGCGCGTACGCGAACTGATCCGCCAAGGAGCACGCAGGGCGCTCGACCCTCCGGAGGAGTGGCTGCGCGAACTCGACGAGGCCACTCTCTCCGGCCCCCATCACGCCCAGATCAGCGACGACCCGGTGCTCGCCGCGGCGACCCGCCGCGCCAACCGGTCCAACCTGTTCTTCTGGGCCTCCGCCAACATCGACCGGCCCGGCGCGCGGGTCGCGCCGAACATCGGCGACGTCCCGGTGGCCGTCGCCCGCGACCTCGTCCGCCGCGGGCTCAACGAGAGCGCCCTGGACGCCTACCGGGCCGGCCAGGGCGTCGCCATCCGACGGTGGATCGGGATCTGCCTCACTCTCACCTCCGACGTCGACGAACTGCGCGAACTCCTGGACGTCTCCTGTCGTTCGATCACGACCTTCGTCGACGACACCATCGCCGCCGTGACTGAGCTCATCGCCGAGCAACGCGACGAACTCGCCCAGGGCACCCACGCCGAACGACGCGAAACCGTCAGCCTGCTGCTGTACGGCGCCCCGATCCCGCGGGCCAGGGCCGAACAGCGCCTCGGCTATCGACTGACGGGCTGTCACACCGCGGCCGTCGTCTGGAGCGAGGGCGCCCACGCCGACTCCGCCGTGCTCGGCCGGGCCACCGACCTGATCGCCGCCAACGCCGCCGATCCACGGGCGCTCACGGTGCTCGCCGGCGCCGCGACCCGCTGGATGTGGCTGCACGGTGCCCCCGATCCGGCCGCGCTGCGCGAGGAGTTGGCCGCCGAGCCGAGCGTGCGGGTCGCGGTCGGCTCCACCGGCGAGGATCTGGCGGGCTTCCGCCGCAGCCACATCGACGCCCTCGCCGTCCAGCGGATGCTTGCCCGCCTGGCCTCGGCACAGCAACTGGCCACCCATGACGAGGTGGAACTGGTCGCCCTGGCCACCTCCGACGTGGAAGCCGCCGACGGCTTCGTCCGGCGCGTCCTCGGAGATCTGGCCCACGCCCAGCCGGACATCCGCGAAGCGGCCCGCGTCTTCATCGCCGCCCAGTGCAACGCCTCACATGCGGCCGACCGTCTCTACATCCACCGCAACACCCTGCTGAGACGCCTCGCACACGCCGACCGCCTGCTGCCTCGCCCGCTCGCCGAAGACATCCTCGGCGTCGGCACCGCACTCGAGATCCTGCGCTGGCGCGGCACGGGCTGAAGAGGGGCAGCACAACATTCCGGACCCGGCTGCCCCCGGGTGAAGCCCCGTCGGCTGTCAGTGTGTGGCCGTACTCTGCTACTGAACCTGAATCGGTGATGTCCATCAGTCGTCCCACGAGCCCCGGGCGCGGGCTTGCTGGGTGGGGCGCTGCGGCGCAGGCGCGGGCACAGGCTTCGGCGTGCGGAGACGGAAGAGGACCGCGACGGTGGCGAGCGCGGTGGTGACCCCGGCCACCAGCAGGCTGGTGTGCAGCCCGTCGACGAAGCCGGAGGCGAAGTAACGCAGTTCCGCGCGCAGGTCCAGACCCAGATCGGACGGGGCGGTCCCGTGCCGGGTGACGATGAGGTGGGCCGCGGTGCCGCGCTCGCTCGGGCCGATCGCGCTGGGGGAGTGGGCAAGGTTCCGGGCGACCGAGGTCTCGGCACGGGCGTTGAGCAGGGAGCCGAGCACGGCGATGCCCAGGGCCGTTCCGACCTGGCGGGTGGCGTTGACCGTGGAGGCGGCCGCGCCGGACCGCTCCCGGGGTACGGCGGCCATGGCGGCGGCGTTGGTGGGTACGATGCCGAGCCCCATGCCGAGGCCGAGGACCGCGAAGAGCACGCCCACCTGGCCGTAGCCGGTGGTGGGGGTGAGAGTGACCAGGCCGAGCAGGCCGGCGCTGACCAGGCCGTAGCCGGCGACCATGACGCATCGAGGGCCGAAGCGGGCGGTCAGCTTGCCGGCCTGGGTCGAGCCGATGGCGATGGCCGCCGAGTACGGGAGGAACTTCACACCGGTCATCGCCGCGCTGGTGCCCTGGACCTGCTGCAAATAGAGCGACAGCAGGTAGAAGGTGCCGTAGCCGCCGAAACCGAGCATGAACGACGCGATGTTGGTGATGACGAAGCGCTGGTTGGAGAAGAGGGCGACCGGAAGCATCGCGCGCGGGACACGACGCTCGACGGCGACGAAGGCCAGGAAGGCGATGGCCGCCACTGCGAAGAGCACCTGGTTGGGTGTAGCGGTCCAGCCGTCACGGCCCGCCTCGTTCACCGCGTAGGTGAGCGCGGCGAGCCAGACGATGCCGAGTATCTGACCGACGGGATCGGTGGCCGCGTGCTTCGGGTCGGCGGACTCCGTGATGCCCTTGATGCCGGCGGTGAGGGCGATGAGGCCGAGGGGCACGTTGATCAGGAAGATGGCGGGCCAGCCGACGGAGTCCGTGAGCGCTCCGCCGAGGAGAGGCCCGAGCACCACGGCCAGGGCACTGCACGCGCCCCACAGGCCGATCATCCGC contains:
- a CDS encoding alpha/beta hydrolase, with the protein product MPALNWKPDLLEGYHQHTFELGVDPDGEGTAAAVLVRRDPGGGERHDPLPVRGAVLYVHGFSDYFFQTELADFFAGRHLAFYALDLRKCGRARRPGQTAHYVSDLALYDRELDLAVEAIVQEHGDVPVLLAAHSTGGLILPLWLDRRRAAGRTEPISGVVLNSPWFDLQGTAMRRGLLTQVLRVAAKAAPMRALAVPTSVYGDTLHQSRNGEWEFDLELKPLSGFPVTVGWLNAVRRAHAALHLGLHIGVPSLILRSDRSHFSSHYSESSDLADLILDVTQIARWAGCLGDETTVVPIPGARHDVFLSRPEVRAHAYSVVDAWLEHHPVVTGRQPREAGALGQEKSRTR
- a CDS encoding SDR family NAD(P)-dependent oxidoreductase, with protein sequence MTGARLGRFDFTSGTAIVTGAASGIGEQPAYGLARRGAALALVDRDAARLERVADTARSRTAVPVATYVTDLADDKATHHLGEHLATCLVIDNAGAALAGMFDQVSAEEFDWLPAVGFRTVVTLTRALLPTLRARSGAHLANESPPRSRVTWGGATGTASLDCWPTHPSGPPRRSSTPWPTAGRGC
- a CDS encoding flavin-containing monooxygenase — translated: MSLPAVPAPAPAPAPTELDVLIVGAGISGIGAAYYLQRDHPGRSYAILESRGASGGTWDLFRYPGIRSDSDLHTFGYAFKPWRDEHAIADGDKILAYLRETSAENGIDRHIRFHTKVLSATWSSQQARWTVVVERTDTGERSALTCSWLFCAAGYYRYDEGFTPRFAGRERFRGRIVHPQHWPEDLDYAGRRVVVIGSGATAVTLVPTLAETAAHVVMLQRTPSYILPVPARDRIADLLKAAFGEERGHALARRKNILRQATVWGFCRRFPKTARQLVRRVNAKLLPEGYPVDEHFNPPYDPWDQRLCAVPDGDLFHAIRRGDASVVTDRIETFTETGLRLASGRELTADIVITATGLNVQAMGGITLDVDGRPVSIDDTVAYKGMMLSGVPNFAYTIGYTNASWTLKVGLLCEHFCRLLTHMDEGGFDIACPEVADANMPLRPFLDFQAGYIRRAVDRLPRQGNRAPWQTSMQYLGDVRLLRKLPVDDPELRLSRSPVYRSAHCACTDSTGAGL
- a CDS encoding PucR family transcriptional regulator codes for the protein MSWEPPSPRVRELIRQGARRALDPPEEWLRELDEATLSGPHHAQISDDPVLAAATRRANRSNLFFWASANIDRPGARVAPNIGDVPVAVARDLVRRGLNESALDAYRAGQGVAIRRWIGICLTLTSDVDELRELLDVSCRSITTFVDDTIAAVTELIAEQRDELAQGTHAERRETVSLLLYGAPIPRARAEQRLGYRLTGCHTAAVVWSEGAHADSAVLGRATDLIAANAADPRALTVLAGAATRWMWLHGAPDPAALREELAAEPSVRVAVGSTGEDLAGFRRSHIDALAVQRMLARLASAQQLATHDEVELVALATSDVEAADGFVRRVLGDLAHAQPDIREAARVFIAAQCNASHAADRLYIHRNTLLRRLAHADRLLPRPLAEDILGVGTALEILRWRGTG
- a CDS encoding MFS transporter, translating into MSVPRRPVGLLTAVFLGTFMALLDMSVVNVALPAMQSRLHARITDIQWVVDGYTLCLSAFMLTGGALGDRFGRKKVFLTGLALFTLSSVLCAVAHSTTTLVFGRLLQGTGASTVTPGALSLLAQGFPDQAQRARMIGLWGACSALAVVLGPLLGGALTDSVGWPAIFLINVPLGLIALTAGIKGITESADPKHAATDPVGQILGIVWLAALTYAVNEAGRDGWTATPNQVLFAVAAIAFLAFVAVERRVPRAMLPVALFSNQRFVITNIASFMLGFGGYGTFYLLSLYLQQVQGTSAAMTGVKFLPYSAAIAIGSTQAGKLTARFGPRCVMVAGYGLVSAGLLGLVTLTPTTGYGQVGVLFAVLGLGMGLGIVPTNAAAMAAVPRERSGAAASTVNATRQVGTALGIAVLGSLLNARAETSVARNLAHSPSAIGPSERGTAAHLIVTRHGTAPSDLGLDLRAELRYFASGFVDGLHTSLLVAGVTTALATVAVLFRLRTPKPVPAPAPQRPTQQARARGSWDD